One stretch of Lysobacterales bacterium DNA includes these proteins:
- a CDS encoding XdhC family protein: MSQRLFSTLAEWLAAESVVLASVLATRGASPRHGGAQMLVTESRIDGSVGGGRLELHTIAAARALLSSGRDNAAVAIDLTGRDGAHGVCGGSMQIALRRCQGAADRIRAIAIADSLAAGRRVILDADTLGADATLTLEPAPRLLILGAGHCGLALCRAALPLGYDLHVLDDRSDGYDPSAWVGATCHRERAALPALLDSERRVAAVLQNRDWRSDVALLPLLAARPPLYIGMMGSRKRIRQVFKALPELGDLCARIHAPVGLPIGAETPEELAISVLAQVIAAFSAQLRGTGT, from the coding sequence GTGAGCCAGCGCCTGTTCTCGACGCTGGCCGAGTGGCTGGCCGCTGAATCGGTCGTGCTCGCGAGCGTGCTTGCCACGCGTGGCGCTTCGCCGCGGCATGGCGGCGCGCAGATGCTGGTGACGGAATCCCGCATCGACGGCAGCGTCGGCGGCGGGCGCCTGGAGCTGCACACCATCGCCGCCGCGCGCGCGTTGCTGTCGAGCGGTCGCGACAACGCAGCCGTGGCCATCGACCTGACCGGTCGCGATGGTGCGCATGGCGTGTGCGGCGGTTCGATGCAGATCGCACTACGCCGCTGTCAGGGCGCTGCCGATCGCATCCGCGCCATTGCCATTGCGGACTCGCTCGCCGCAGGGCGTCGCGTGATCCTGGATGCCGACACACTCGGTGCGGACGCCACGCTCACGCTCGAGCCCGCACCACGTCTGCTGATCCTCGGCGCCGGCCACTGCGGCCTGGCGCTGTGCCGGGCCGCGCTGCCACTCGGCTACGACCTGCATGTGCTCGACGATCGTAGCGACGGCTACGACCCATCGGCATGGGTCGGTGCCACCTGCCATCGCGAGCGTGCCGCCCTCCCGGCGCTGCTCGACAGCGAACGCCGCGTCGCCGCCGTGCTGCAGAACCGCGACTGGCGAAGCGACGTCGCCTTGCTGCCGCTGCTCGCCGCTCGTCCTCCGCTCTACATCGGCATGATGGGCAGCCGCAAACGCATCCGCCAGGTGTTCAAGGCACTGCCCGAACTCGGCGACTTGTGCGCCCGCATCCACGCCCCGGTCGGCCTGCCGATCGGCGCCGAGACGCCGGAGGAACTTGCGATCAGCGTGCTGGCGCAGGTCATCGCAGCGTTCTCGGCTCAGCTACGGGGCACCGGCACGTAG